From Pulveribacter suum, a single genomic window includes:
- the tatA gene encoding Sec-independent protein translocase subunit TatA has product MGSFSIWHWLVVLLIVVLVFGTKKLKNMGTDLGGAVKGFKDGMRDGSAEADAANANAAHPPVGQVTGAPATPERETIDVEARRKG; this is encoded by the coding sequence ATGGGTTCGTTTTCCATCTGGCACTGGCTGGTCGTGCTGCTGATCGTGGTGCTGGTCTTCGGCACCAAGAAACTCAAGAACATGGGCACCGACCTGGGCGGGGCCGTCAAGGGCTTCAAGGACGGCATGCGCGACGGCTCCGCCGAGGCAGACGCCGCCAACGCCAACGCGGCCCATCCGCCCGTGGGCCAGGTGACGGGCGCGCCCGCCACGCCCGAGCGCGAGACCATCGACGTCGAAGCCCGCCGCAAGGGCTGA
- a CDS encoding Nif3-like dinuclear metal center hexameric protein, with protein MSIDRDDLLARFDALLQPGRFKDYGPNGLQVQGKATIGRIVSGVTASRALIDAAIREQADALFVHHGLFWRGMDGRINGWLKERLQRLLAHDINLFAYHLPLDAHPELGNNAQLGALLGWQADAHFGEQELGFAAPCDIASAQALAAQVQQALGRTVTLVAPEGAPRPVRRVAWCTGGAQGFFEGAIAAGADAFLTGEISEPQAHLARETGVAFIAAGHHATERYGAPAVAGHIAAELGLVHQFIDIDNPA; from the coding sequence ATGAGCATTGACAGAGACGATCTCCTGGCCCGCTTCGACGCGCTGCTGCAGCCCGGGCGCTTCAAGGACTACGGCCCCAACGGCCTGCAGGTGCAGGGCAAGGCCACCATTGGCCGCATCGTCAGCGGCGTCACGGCCAGCCGGGCGTTGATCGACGCGGCCATTCGCGAGCAGGCCGACGCGCTCTTCGTGCACCACGGCCTGTTCTGGCGCGGCATGGACGGGCGCATCAACGGCTGGCTGAAAGAGCGCCTGCAGCGCCTGCTGGCCCACGACATCAACCTGTTCGCCTACCACCTGCCGCTGGACGCGCATCCTGAACTGGGCAACAACGCCCAGCTGGGCGCGCTTCTCGGCTGGCAGGCCGACGCCCATTTTGGCGAGCAGGAGCTGGGCTTTGCGGCGCCCTGCGACATCGCCAGTGCCCAGGCCCTGGCCGCGCAGGTGCAGCAGGCGCTGGGCCGCACGGTGACGCTGGTGGCGCCCGAGGGCGCGCCGCGCCCCGTTCGCCGCGTGGCCTGGTGCACGGGCGGCGCGCAGGGCTTCTTCGAAGGCGCCATCGCCGCCGGGGCCGATGCCTTCCTCACCGGCGAAATCTCCGAGCCCCAGGCCCACCTGGCGCGCGAGACCGGCGTGGCCTTCATCGCTGCCGGCCACCACGCCACTGAACGCTACGGCGCCCCGGCCGTGGCCGGGCACATCGCCGCCGAGCTGGGCCTGGTGCATCAGTTCATCGACATCGACAACCCGGCCTGA
- the hisH gene encoding imidazole glycerol phosphate synthase subunit HisH, which translates to MKKEANTVAVVDYGMGNLRSVAQAVQAAAHGTDCAVLITSQPEQVAAADRLVLPGQGAMPDCMAELAASGLMQALREAATTKPLFGVCVGMQMLLERSAEGDTPGLGLIPGEVVRFDLAGRTQPDGSRYKVPQMGWNRVRQARAGGPAHPLWTGVPDDSYFYFVHSFYARPAEAAHVAGEADYGGPFAAAIARDNIFATQFHPEKSAGHGLQLYRNFLSWKP; encoded by the coding sequence ATGAAAAAAGAAGCAAACACCGTCGCCGTGGTCGATTACGGCATGGGCAACCTGCGCTCGGTGGCGCAGGCCGTGCAGGCCGCGGCGCATGGTACGGACTGCGCTGTGCTCATCACCTCGCAGCCCGAGCAGGTGGCCGCCGCCGACCGCCTGGTGCTGCCCGGCCAGGGCGCCATGCCCGACTGCATGGCCGAGCTGGCCGCCAGCGGCCTGATGCAGGCGCTGCGGGAGGCGGCGACCACCAAACCGCTGTTCGGCGTGTGCGTAGGCATGCAGATGCTGCTGGAGCGCAGCGCCGAGGGCGACACGCCCGGCCTGGGCCTGATCCCCGGCGAGGTGGTGAGATTCGATCTGGCCGGCCGCACCCAGCCGGACGGCAGCCGCTACAAGGTGCCGCAGATGGGCTGGAACCGCGTGCGCCAGGCGCGCGCTGGCGGCCCTGCGCACCCGCTGTGGACGGGCGTGCCGGACGATAGCTATTTCTACTTCGTGCACAGCTTCTACGCCCGCCCCGCCGAGGCCGCGCACGTGGCCGGCGAGGCCGACTATGGCGGCCCGTTCGCCGCCGCCATCGCGCGCGATAATATTTTTGCCACGCAGTTCCACCCGGAAAAGAGCGCCGGGCATGGCCTGCAGCTGTATCGCAATTTCCTGTCCTGGAAACCCTGA
- the hisF gene encoding imidazole glycerol phosphate synthase subunit HisF → MLAKRIIPCLDVTGGRVVKGVNFVELRDAGDPVEIAARYNEQGADELTFLDITATSDGRDLILPIIEAVASQVFIPLTVGGGVRTVADVRRLLNAGADKVSFNSAAISDPDVIEAASAKYGAQCIVVAIDAKRRQGPDVAARGEGWDVYSHGGRKNTGLDAVQWATEMARRGAGEILLTSMDRDGTKSGFDLQLTRAVSDAVGVPVIASGGVGNLEHLADGVSIGGADAVLAASIFHYGEFTVRQAKEHMRGRGIAVRL, encoded by the coding sequence ATGCTGGCCAAACGCATCATCCCCTGCCTGGACGTGACCGGCGGCCGGGTCGTCAAGGGCGTCAACTTCGTCGAACTGCGCGACGCCGGCGACCCGGTGGAGATCGCCGCGCGCTACAACGAGCAGGGCGCCGACGAGCTCACCTTCCTGGACATCACCGCCACCAGCGACGGGCGCGACCTGATCCTGCCCATCATCGAGGCCGTGGCCAGCCAGGTCTTCATCCCGCTCACGGTGGGCGGCGGCGTGCGCACCGTGGCTGACGTGCGCCGGCTGCTCAACGCCGGGGCGGACAAGGTCAGCTTCAACTCGGCCGCCATTAGCGACCCGGATGTGATCGAGGCCGCGTCCGCCAAATACGGCGCGCAGTGCATCGTGGTGGCCATCGACGCCAAGCGCCGCCAGGGCCCGGACGTGGCCGCGCGCGGCGAGGGCTGGGACGTGTACAGCCACGGCGGGCGCAAGAACACCGGGCTGGACGCCGTGCAATGGGCTACCGAGATGGCCCGCCGCGGCGCCGGCGAGATCCTGCTGACCAGCATGGACCGCGACGGCACCAAGAGCGGCTTTGACCTGCAGCTGACGCGCGCCGTGAGCGACGCCGTGGGCGTGCCCGTCATTGCCTCGGGCGGCGTGGGCAACCTGGAGCACCTGGCCGACGGCGTGAGCATCGGCGGCGCCGACGCGGTGCTGGCCGCCAGCATCTTCCATTACGGCGAATTCACCGTGCGCCAGGCCAAGGAGCACATGCGCGGGCGCGGCATTGCCGTGCGGCTGTGA
- the hisI gene encoding phosphoribosyl-AMP cyclohydrolase encodes MPWLDQIRWDARGLVPAIAQEAASGDVLMLAWMDREALQKTAELGRAVYFSRSRGRLWFKGEESGHVQTVHEIRLDCDADVVLLRVTQQGHEPAIACHTGRHSCFFSVLKDGQWQAVDPVLKDPASIYN; translated from the coding sequence ATCCCCTGGCTCGACCAGATCCGCTGGGACGCGCGCGGCCTGGTGCCCGCCATCGCCCAGGAGGCCGCCAGCGGCGACGTGCTGATGCTGGCCTGGATGGACCGCGAGGCGCTGCAAAAGACCGCCGAGCTGGGCCGCGCCGTCTATTTCAGCCGATCGCGCGGCAGGCTGTGGTTCAAGGGCGAGGAGTCGGGCCACGTGCAGACGGTGCACGAGATCCGCCTGGACTGCGATGCCGACGTGGTGCTGCTGCGCGTGACGCAACAAGGGCACGAGCCGGCAATCGCCTGCCACACCGGGCGGCACAGCTGTTTCTTCAGCGTATTGAAGGACGGGCAGTGGCAGGCCGTCGATCCGGTCTTGAAAGATCCGGCCTCCATCTACAACTGA
- a CDS encoding pyridoxal phosphate-dependent aminotransferase: MTASDLSPLARIRDDVRAMHAYPVADATGYLKMDAMENPFGLPPALQAALGQRLGALALNRYPGTRQSDLKAALAGYAGAPEGSAVILGNGSDELISLVQLACARQGGGVPATVLAPVPGFVMYAMCAQQHGLQYVGVELDGEFQLREQAMLDAIATHRPAITFLAYPNNPTATLWDEAVVQRIVDAAGAQGGIVVMDEAYQPFASRSWITHLRDEPARNQHVLLMRTLSKFGLAGVRLGYLVGPAALVNEIDKLRPPYNVSVLNCEAALFALEHEAVFAQQAAELCTQRDALIAHLRAMPGIDKVWDSQANMVLVRVPDAARTFEAMRARKVLVKNVSTMHPLLAGCLRLTVGSSQDNAQMLAALEASI, from the coding sequence ATGACTGCTTCTGACCTGTCCCCTCTGGCGCGCATCCGCGACGACGTGCGCGCCATGCATGCCTACCCCGTGGCCGACGCCACCGGCTACCTGAAGATGGATGCGATGGAAAACCCCTTCGGCCTGCCGCCCGCGCTGCAGGCCGCGCTGGGGCAGCGGCTGGGGGCGCTGGCGCTGAACCGCTACCCCGGCACGCGCCAGAGCGACCTGAAGGCCGCGCTGGCTGGCTATGCCGGCGCGCCCGAGGGCAGCGCCGTCATCCTGGGCAATGGTTCGGACGAACTCATCAGCCTGGTGCAGCTGGCCTGCGCCCGCCAGGGCGGCGGGGTGCCCGCCACGGTGCTGGCGCCGGTGCCCGGCTTCGTGATGTACGCGATGTGCGCGCAGCAGCATGGGCTGCAGTACGTGGGCGTGGAGCTGGACGGCGAGTTCCAGCTGCGCGAGCAGGCCATGCTGGACGCGATCGCCACGCACCGCCCGGCCATCACCTTCCTGGCCTACCCGAACAACCCCACGGCCACGCTGTGGGACGAGGCGGTGGTGCAGCGCATCGTCGATGCCGCAGGCGCGCAGGGCGGCATCGTGGTCATGGACGAGGCCTACCAGCCCTTTGCCAGCCGCTCGTGGATCACGCACCTGCGCGATGAGCCCGCGCGCAACCAGCATGTGCTCTTGATGCGCACCCTGTCCAAGTTCGGCCTGGCCGGCGTGCGCCTGGGCTATCTGGTCGGCCCGGCCGCGCTGGTAAACGAGATCGACAAGCTGCGCCCGCCCTACAACGTGAGCGTGCTCAACTGCGAGGCGGCGCTGTTTGCCCTGGAGCATGAGGCCGTGTTTGCGCAGCAGGCAGCCGAGCTGTGCACGCAGCGCGACGCGCTCATCGCGCACCTGCGCGCCATGCCCGGCATCGACAAGGTCTGGGACAGCCAGGCCAACATGGTGCTGGTGCGCGTGCCCGACGCCGCCCGCACTTTCGAGGCCATGCGCGCGCGCAAGGTCCTCGTCAAGAACGTTTCTACAATGCACCCGCTGCTGGCCGGCTGCCTGCGCCTCACGGTGGGCAGCAGCCAGGACAACGCCCAGATGCTGGCAGCGCTTGAGGCCTCGATATGA
- a CDS encoding phosphoribosyl-ATP diphosphatase: protein MSSTSNDSLARLAAIIERRKPANGGDAQASYVARLLHKGPDAFLKKIGEEATEVVMAAKDVQHGAAPAALVYEVADLWFHSMVALAYFGLAPADVIAELERREGTSGIEEKALRKAHAREQEEAPGESTP, encoded by the coding sequence ATGAGCAGCACCAGCAACGATTCCCTGGCCCGCCTGGCCGCCATCATCGAACGCCGCAAACCCGCCAACGGCGGCGACGCGCAGGCCAGCTACGTGGCGCGGCTGCTGCACAAGGGGCCGGACGCCTTCCTGAAGAAGATCGGCGAGGAGGCCACCGAAGTGGTCATGGCCGCCAAGGACGTGCAGCACGGCGCGGCGCCGGCCGCGCTGGTCTATGAGGTGGCCGACCTGTGGTTTCACAGCATGGTGGCGCTGGCCTACTTCGGTCTGGCACCGGCCGACGTGATCGCCGAGCTGGAGCGCCGCGAAGGCACCAGCGGCATCGAGGAAAAGGCCCTGCGCAAGGCACATGCGCGCGAGCAGGAAGAAGCACCAGGAGAAAGCACGCCATGA
- a CDS encoding DUF4870 family protein — MNDRRDIIDVEPNQRADSLKAIGWVSYVLHLIVALGAVLPGTQPGTALLLVALIIDLVKKSDAEGTWQASHFSWRIRTVIWAGVLYIVTAPLWFLFVFPGWIAWGLISIWFLYRIVRGMVAMNKSQAIQA; from the coding sequence ATGAACGACCGCCGCGACATCATCGACGTCGAACCCAACCAGCGCGCCGACTCGCTCAAGGCGATTGGCTGGGTCAGCTACGTGCTGCACCTGATCGTCGCCCTGGGCGCCGTGCTGCCGGGCACCCAGCCAGGCACCGCGCTGCTGCTGGTGGCATTGATCATCGACCTGGTCAAGAAGAGCGACGCCGAGGGCACCTGGCAGGCCAGCCACTTTTCCTGGCGCATCCGCACGGTGATCTGGGCTGGCGTGCTGTACATCGTGACGGCGCCGCTGTGGTTCCTGTTCGTCTTCCCCGGCTGGATCGCCTGGGGCCTGATCTCGATCTGGTTCCTGTACCGCATCGTGCGCGGCATGGTCGCCATGAACAAAAGCCAGGCCATCCAGGCCTGA
- the pdxA gene encoding 4-hydroxythreonine-4-phosphate dehydrogenase PdxA, whose protein sequence is MLPLAITQGDPAGIGPEIIAKAFREAPDVLRGCFVVGDAAALARAAAITSQLGRPALAVQRLARLQDLAQLPPQALPVWQLPGLGSPPPFGAVSAEAGRAAADCVVWAARAALAGEVAGLVTAPLHKEALAAAGVPFPGHTELLQAEAARHAGVPLAQMPVRMMLASDELRTVLVSIHVALREAIAAVTAHGVLQTLRITHAALGRSLGRTPRIGVAGLNPHAGEGGLFGREEIEAIAPAIAAARAEGIDAHGPYAPDTVFMRARHTAARPGEFDVVLAMYHDQGLIPVKYLGVDKGVNVTLGLPLVRTSPDHGTAFDIAGSGMADPASLIEAVRMARALAHG, encoded by the coding sequence ATGCTGCCACTGGCCATCACGCAGGGCGACCCTGCCGGTATCGGCCCCGAGATCATCGCCAAGGCGTTCCGCGAGGCGCCCGACGTGCTGCGGGGCTGCTTCGTGGTGGGCGACGCTGCCGCGCTGGCGCGGGCCGCGGCCATCACCAGCCAGCTGGGCCGGCCCGCGCTGGCCGTGCAGCGCCTCGCCCGTCTGCAAGACCTGGCGCAGCTGCCGCCGCAGGCGCTGCCCGTGTGGCAGCTGCCAGGCCTGGGCAGCCCGCCGCCCTTTGGCGCGGTGAGCGCCGAAGCCGGCCGTGCGGCGGCCGATTGCGTGGTCTGGGCGGCGCGCGCGGCACTGGCCGGCGAAGTAGCAGGCCTGGTCACCGCGCCGCTGCACAAGGAGGCGCTGGCCGCCGCCGGCGTGCCTTTTCCGGGCCACACCGAGCTGCTGCAGGCCGAGGCCGCGCGCCACGCCGGCGTGCCCCTGGCGCAGATGCCGGTGCGCATGATGCTGGCCAGCGACGAGCTGCGCACGGTGCTGGTCAGCATCCACGTGGCGCTGCGCGAGGCCATTGCCGCCGTCACCGCGCACGGCGTTCTGCAGACACTGCGCATCACCCATGCCGCGCTCGGCCGCAGTCTGGGCCGCACGCCGCGCATCGGCGTGGCCGGGCTGAACCCGCACGCGGGCGAGGGAGGGCTGTTCGGGCGCGAGGAGATCGAGGCAATAGCCCCGGCCATCGCCGCCGCCCGCGCAGAGGGCATCGACGCGCACGGGCCCTATGCGCCCGACACGGTCTTCATGCGCGCGCGCCACACCGCCGCCCGGCCGGGCGAATTCGACGTGGTGCTGGCCATGTACCACGACCAGGGGCTGATCCCGGTGAAATACCTGGGCGTGGACAAAGGCGTGAACGTGACGCTGGGCCTGCCCCTGGTGCGCACCAGCCCCGACCACGGCACGGCCTTCGACATCGCCGGCAGCGGCATGGCCGACCCGGCCAGCCTGATCGAAGCCGTGCGCATGGCCCGCGCCTTGGCGCACGGGTGA
- a CDS encoding histidine triad nucleotide-binding protein, producing the protein MTHDPDCLFCKIVAGEIPAKKAYEDEHVLAFHDISPWAPVHLLLVPRQHIPSMASVTPEHAGLLGHMMTLAPQLAAEQGCNPYPDGGFRLVINTGEEGGQEIHHLHMHIVGGPRPWKKG; encoded by the coding sequence ATGACACACGACCCCGACTGCCTGTTTTGCAAGATCGTCGCCGGCGAGATCCCGGCCAAGAAGGCCTATGAGGACGAGCACGTCCTGGCCTTCCACGACATCAGCCCCTGGGCGCCCGTGCACCTGCTGCTCGTGCCCCGGCAGCACATCCCTTCCATGGCCTCGGTCACGCCCGAGCATGCAGGCCTGCTGGGCCACATGATGACGCTGGCCCCCCAGCTGGCGGCCGAGCAGGGCTGCAACCCGTACCCGGATGGCGGCTTTCGCCTGGTGATCAACACCGGCGAGGAGGGTGGCCAGGAAATCCACCACCTGCACATGCACATCGTCGGCGGGCCGCGCCCCTGGAAAAAGGGGTAA
- the hisA gene encoding 1-(5-phosphoribosyl)-5-[(5-phosphoribosylamino)methylideneamino]imidazole-4-carboxamide isomerase: MLLIPAIDLKDGHCVRLKQGDMDQSTTFGEDPAAMARKWADAGARRLHLVDLNGAFAGQPRNKAAIKSILAEVGDDIPVQLGGGIRDLDTIERYIDAGLAYVIIGTAAVKNPGFLKDACTAFGGHIIVGLDAKDGKVATDGWSKLTGHEVVDLARKFQDWGVESIIYTDIGRDGMLSGINIEATVRLAQALTIPVIASGGLAGMHDIEQLCAVEREGVQGVICGRAIYSGDLDFAAAQARADELAA; the protein is encoded by the coding sequence ATGCTGCTCATTCCCGCCATCGACCTCAAGGACGGCCATTGCGTACGCCTCAAGCAAGGTGACATGGACCAATCCACCACCTTCGGCGAAGACCCGGCCGCCATGGCCCGCAAGTGGGCGGATGCCGGCGCGCGCCGCCTGCACCTGGTGGACCTGAACGGCGCCTTTGCCGGCCAGCCCAGGAACAAGGCGGCCATCAAGTCCATCCTGGCCGAGGTGGGCGACGACATCCCCGTGCAGCTGGGCGGCGGCATCCGCGACCTGGACACCATCGAGCGCTACATCGACGCCGGCCTGGCCTACGTCATCATCGGCACGGCCGCGGTCAAGAACCCGGGCTTTCTGAAGGACGCCTGCACCGCCTTCGGCGGCCACATCATCGTGGGGCTGGACGCCAAGGACGGCAAGGTCGCCACCGACGGCTGGAGCAAGCTCACCGGCCACGAGGTGGTGGACCTGGCCAGGAAGTTCCAGGACTGGGGCGTGGAGTCCATCATCTACACCGACATCGGCCGCGACGGCATGCTCTCGGGCATCAACATCGAGGCCACCGTGCGCCTGGCCCAGGCGCTCACCATTCCCGTGATCGCCTCCGGCGGCCTGGCCGGCATGCACGACATCGAGCAGCTGTGCGCCGTCGAGCGCGAGGGCGTGCAGGGCGTGATCTGCGGGCGCGCCATTTACTCGGGCGACCTGGACTTCGCTGCCGCCCAGGCCCGCGCCGACGAGCTGGCGGCCTGA
- the hisB gene encoding imidazoleglycerol-phosphate dehydratase HisB, protein MTSSALVPSTAPEHAAERTAEVSRSTAETRIRVRVNLDGTGQARLGTGIGFFDHMLEQIARHGLIDMEVDCDGDLHIDGHHTVEDVGITLGQAFARAVGDKKGIRRYGHAYVPLDEALSRVVIDFSGRPGLHLHIPFTAASIGGFDTQLTYEFFQGFANHAQVTLHIDNLKGINAHHQCETVFKAFARALRDALTRDPRAAGIIPSTKGAL, encoded by the coding sequence ATGACTTCTTCCGCACTCGTTCCCTCCACCGCCCCCGAGCACGCCGCCGAGCGCACCGCCGAGGTGTCGCGCAGCACCGCCGAGACCCGCATCCGCGTGCGCGTCAACCTGGACGGCACCGGCCAGGCCCGCCTGGGCACCGGCATCGGCTTTTTCGACCACATGCTCGAGCAGATCGCCCGCCACGGCCTGATCGACATGGAGGTGGACTGCGACGGCGACCTGCACATCGACGGCCACCATACGGTGGAGGACGTGGGCATCACCCTGGGCCAGGCGTTTGCCCGCGCCGTGGGCGACAAGAAGGGTATCCGCCGCTACGGCCACGCCTACGTGCCGCTGGACGAGGCGCTGTCGCGCGTGGTCATCGATTTTTCCGGCCGCCCTGGCCTGCACCTGCACATCCCGTTCACGGCGGCCAGCATCGGCGGCTTCGACACCCAGCTGACGTACGAGTTCTTCCAGGGCTTTGCCAACCACGCGCAGGTCACGCTGCACATCGACAACCTCAAGGGCATCAACGCCCACCACCAGTGCGAGACGGTGTTCAAGGCATTTGCCCGTGCGCTGCGCGACGCCCTGACGCGCGACCCGCGGGCGGCCGGCATCATCCCGTCCACCAAGGGCGCGCTCTAG
- the tatC gene encoding twin-arginine translocase subunit TatC, with protein MSQPTNSEDELAGTEQPFVAHLMELRDRLMRAVIAVGIVAAVLFFWPGPGQLYDLLAAPLVAHLPQGATMIATSVISPFMVPLKILLLAAFLVALPVVLYQVWAFIAPGLYSHEKRLVLPLVISSTVLFFMGVAFCYFFVFGQVFSFIQSFAPKSITAAPDIEAYLGFVMTMFLAFGLAFEVPIAVVVLARLEVVTVDKLKSFRGYFVVAAFIVAAIVTPPDVVSQLALAIPMCLLYELGIWAARLFIRHTKAPEDAPDQAA; from the coding sequence ATGTCCCAACCAACGAATTCCGAAGACGAATTGGCCGGCACCGAGCAGCCCTTCGTTGCGCACCTGATGGAGCTGCGCGACCGGCTCATGCGGGCCGTCATCGCCGTGGGCATCGTCGCCGCCGTACTGTTCTTCTGGCCTGGGCCGGGGCAGCTGTACGACCTGCTGGCCGCGCCCCTGGTGGCCCACCTGCCGCAGGGCGCGACCATGATCGCCACCTCGGTCATCTCGCCCTTCATGGTGCCGCTGAAGATCTTGCTGCTGGCGGCCTTTCTGGTGGCGCTGCCAGTGGTGCTGTACCAGGTATGGGCTTTCATCGCACCGGGGCTGTATTCGCATGAAAAGCGCCTGGTGCTGCCGCTGGTCATCTCCAGCACGGTGCTGTTCTTCATGGGGGTGGCGTTTTGCTACTTCTTTGTCTTCGGCCAGGTGTTTTCCTTCATCCAGAGCTTTGCGCCCAAGAGCATCACCGCCGCGCCGGACATTGAGGCGTATCTTGGTTTCGTCATGACCATGTTCCTGGCCTTCGGCCTGGCCTTCGAGGTGCCGATCGCCGTGGTGGTGCTGGCGCGCCTGGAGGTGGTGACGGTGGACAAGCTCAAGAGCTTTCGGGGCTATTTCGTCGTCGCGGCCTTCATCGTCGCCGCCATCGTCACGCCGCCGGACGTGGTCTCGCAGCTGGCCCTGGCCATTCCGATGTGCCTGCTGTACGAACTCGGCATCTGGGCCGCGCGGCTGTTCATCCGCCACACCAAGGCGCCCGAGGACGCACCCGACCAAGCCGCCTGA
- a CDS encoding Do family serine endopeptidase encodes MKRYWLLFSQAVTVLVAAYFVVATLQPAWLRGGITTTPAGISLIEAPATPAAQPAAGSFSTAARKAAPAVVSINTSKAVRHPRSNDPWFQFFFGDQDTQAQVGLGSGVIISPDGYILTNNHVVEGADEIEVTLTDSRRASATVIGTDPETDLAVLKVQLDKLPVIVLGDSDQAAVGDQVLAIGNPFGVGQTVTSGIVSALGRSQLGINTFENFIQTDAAINPGNSGGALVDVNGNLVGINTAIYSRSGGSMGIGFAIPVSTAKLVLDGIVRDGQVTRGWIGVEPGELSPELAQTFGVHATEGVIITGVLQAGPAAQAGMRPGDVILSVAGKAIRNVPQLLTAVAALKPGEASPFAVQRGDTRLQIDVTAGTRPRQQQRRR; translated from the coding sequence ATGAAGCGCTACTGGTTGCTGTTTTCCCAGGCCGTGACGGTCCTCGTTGCCGCCTATTTCGTCGTCGCCACGCTGCAGCCGGCGTGGCTGCGCGGCGGCATCACGACCACGCCGGCCGGCATCTCGCTGATCGAGGCGCCGGCCACGCCCGCCGCCCAGCCGGCCGCGGGCAGCTTCAGCACCGCGGCGCGCAAGGCAGCACCGGCAGTCGTCAGCATCAACACCAGCAAGGCCGTGCGCCACCCGCGCAGCAACGACCCGTGGTTCCAGTTCTTCTTCGGCGACCAGGACACGCAGGCCCAGGTGGGCCTGGGCAGCGGGGTGATCATCAGCCCGGACGGCTACATCCTCACCAACAACCACGTGGTGGAGGGCGCCGACGAGATCGAGGTGACGCTCACCGACAGCCGCCGCGCCAGCGCCACCGTGATCGGCACCGACCCGGAGACCGACCTGGCGGTGCTCAAGGTGCAGCTGGACAAGCTGCCCGTCATCGTGCTGGGCGACTCCGACCAGGCCGCCGTGGGCGACCAGGTGCTGGCCATCGGCAACCCGTTCGGCGTCGGTCAGACGGTGACCAGCGGCATCGTCTCGGCCCTGGGGCGCAGCCAGCTGGGCATCAACACGTTCGAGAACTTCATCCAGACCGACGCGGCCATCAACCCCGGCAATTCCGGCGGCGCGCTGGTGGACGTGAACGGCAACCTGGTGGGCATCAACACGGCAATCTATTCGCGCTCGGGCGGCAGCATGGGCATCGGCTTTGCCATTCCCGTGTCCACCGCCAAGCTGGTGCTTGACGGCATCGTGCGCGACGGCCAGGTGACGCGCGGCTGGATCGGCGTGGAGCCGGGCGAGCTCTCGCCCGAGCTGGCGCAGACCTTCGGCGTGCATGCCACCGAGGGCGTGATCATCACCGGCGTGCTGCAGGCCGGCCCGGCCGCACAGGCCGGCATGCGCCCGGGCGACGTGATCCTGAGCGTGGCCGGCAAGGCCATCCGCAACGTGCCGCAACTGCTCACCGCCGTGGCCGCGCTCAAGCCCGGCGAGGCCTCGCCGTTTGCGGTGCAGCGCGGCGACACGCGGCTGCAGATCGACGTGACCGCCGGCACCCGCCCGCGCCAGCAACAACGGCGGCGCTAG
- the tatB gene encoding Sec-independent protein translocase protein TatB has protein sequence MIDIGLSKMALIGAVALIVIGPEKLPRVARTVGTLLGKAQRYVADVKAEVNRSMELDELRKMKDTVESAARDVEQSIHTSASDFQKGLDDTVAGIKADGSGDAPGLGFESGSTIVPAYSHPGKNWRLKRGAVPRWYKARAGVRTHVQSGAARVARFRPQKFH, from the coding sequence ATGATCGACATCGGCCTGTCCAAGATGGCGCTGATCGGCGCCGTTGCACTCATCGTCATCGGCCCCGAGAAGCTGCCGCGCGTGGCCCGCACCGTGGGCACGCTGCTGGGCAAGGCGCAGCGCTACGTGGCCGACGTGAAGGCCGAGGTCAACCGCTCCATGGAGCTCGATGAGCTGCGCAAGATGAAGGACACGGTGGAGAGCGCCGCGCGCGACGTCGAGCAAAGCATCCACACCAGCGCCAGCGACTTCCAAAAGGGCCTGGACGATACCGTGGCCGGCATCAAGGCCGATGGCAGCGGCGACGCGCCCGGCCTGGGGTTTGAATCCGGCAGCACTATCGTCCCTGCCTACAGCCACCCGGGCAAGAACTGGCGCCTCAAGCGCGGCGCTGTGCCGCGCTGGTACAAGGCCCGTGCGGGTGTGCGCACGCACGTGCAGTCCGGCGCGGCGCGGGTGGCACGCTTTCGGCCCCAGAAATTCCATTGA